The proteins below are encoded in one region of Anaerolineae bacterium:
- a CDS encoding response regulator produces MPTPGGTSEDRRFAQASWIGLRAGAVRMLALVSLGAMTYWLLLAVGLPSLPLLATYVGLALGYLRVYRQACQRPIAAGIALVVLQSLTIVLLAGFMSFGQGWFLLPIAVVTAGAVVHPDAALAWSLALLVPVLALRPLPDLETRLLVLSLMLTGGVISLGFRELRAHLEAAWQMAATACDLARQVQERQAELNRAVKTLQLTNHLLQSSNRELEIARREADEGQRLKAQFAATVSHELRTPLSVILGFTDVMTRSPELYAGAFDSPRLCRDVAEIRRAARYLADLVDDILDLARIDALSMPISRTRASLAPVLEEAVTTVKAMLQGRPVTLTTSIEPDLPELYLDQGRISQVVLNLLTNAARFTDEGTIHLAARVVGREVVVSVSDTGVGIAEEQIPHIFDAFYQVNLSEGGRTQGKGLGLAIAKRLIQLHDGRIWCESRLGSGSTFHFALPISPRSVSRLARGSEAGLPGGHRLPCILVLDESPLAAAYLRRHLEGYEVLWSASSDEAEVLLHQRRPHAVVVNSAAPGPVRQSVSALVPKGVPLLSLPLPCEHWLRQDERFDHSFAKPLSLEQLAEALRGLPAGRDVLVVDDDRSFVAFMRRALESVAPDRRVHAAHDERGALAAVQKYRPGLVLLDLVMPVADGFTVAEAIRREVPGNDVRIAAVTGAGPAVDAVGTNGHELLLSLGRGFRADEVHSLMRSVLESIRPSYV; encoded by the coding sequence ATGCCAACTCCCGGAGGAACGTCAGAGGATAGACGGTTCGCTCAGGCAAGCTGGATAGGATTGCGGGCCGGCGCTGTCCGGATGTTGGCGCTTGTGAGCCTGGGGGCCATGACCTACTGGCTTCTCCTGGCGGTCGGCCTGCCCAGTCTCCCGCTGCTGGCAACCTACGTAGGCCTGGCGCTGGGGTACCTTCGCGTCTACCGGCAGGCATGCCAGCGGCCCATCGCGGCCGGTATTGCTCTTGTGGTCCTTCAGTCCCTCACCATCGTGCTCCTGGCCGGGTTCATGAGCTTCGGGCAGGGCTGGTTCCTGCTACCTATCGCGGTGGTCACTGCGGGGGCGGTAGTACATCCCGACGCGGCCCTAGCCTGGTCCCTCGCCCTTCTGGTGCCGGTTCTGGCTCTGCGCCCGCTGCCCGATCTGGAGACCCGGCTGCTGGTGCTCTCTCTGATGCTCACCGGTGGCGTCATCTCGCTTGGCTTCCGCGAGCTTCGCGCTCACCTGGAGGCCGCCTGGCAGATGGCCGCCACCGCCTGCGATCTAGCTCGACAGGTGCAGGAGCGCCAGGCAGAGCTGAACCGGGCCGTGAAGACGCTGCAGCTCACTAACCACCTGCTGCAGAGCAGCAACCGTGAGCTCGAGATTGCTCGGCGGGAAGCTGACGAGGGGCAGCGACTGAAGGCTCAGTTCGCCGCCACAGTCAGCCACGAGTTGCGGACCCCCCTGAGTGTCATCCTCGGGTTCACCGACGTGATGACACGTTCGCCCGAGCTTTACGCAGGCGCTTTCGACTCTCCCAGGCTCTGCCGCGACGTGGCCGAGATCCGGCGGGCGGCCCGGTACCTGGCCGATCTGGTGGACGACATCCTGGACCTGGCGCGCATTGATGCCTTGAGCATGCCCATATCCCGCACCCGGGCCAGCTTGGCGCCTGTCCTCGAAGAGGCGGTCACAACGGTTAAGGCCATGCTTCAGGGGCGCCCGGTGACCCTGACGACCTCCATCGAACCGGACCTCCCGGAGCTCTACCTGGATCAGGGGCGCATCAGCCAGGTGGTGCTCAACCTTCTCACCAATGCTGCTCGGTTCACCGACGAGGGGACGATCCACCTGGCGGCTCGCGTGGTGGGTCGAGAGGTGGTGGTCTCGGTGAGCGACACCGGGGTCGGCATAGCAGAGGAGCAGATTCCCCACATCTTCGACGCCTTCTACCAGGTGAACCTGTCCGAAGGGGGCAGGACGCAGGGCAAGGGGTTGGGTCTGGCCATTGCCAAGAGGCTCATTCAGCTGCACGATGGAAGGATATGGTGCGAGAGCAGACTGGGGAGCGGCAGCACCTTCCACTTCGCTCTGCCCATCAGCCCTCGCAGCGTGTCACGCCTTGCCCGAGGAAGCGAGGCTGGTCTGCCAGGCGGGCACCGCCTGCCCTGTATCCTGGTGTTGGACGAGAGCCCGTTGGCCGCTGCCTACCTCCGTCGGCACCTTGAGGGGTATGAGGTGCTGTGGTCCGCGAGCTCCGACGAGGCGGAGGTACTGCTTCACCAGCGACGGCCTCATGCGGTGGTGGTGAACTCGGCCGCTCCTGGGCCTGTGCGACAGAGCGTCTCGGCGCTGGTCCCCAAGGGCGTGCCACTCTTGAGCCTGCCGCTGCCCTGCGAGCACTGGCTGCGTCAGGACGAGCGCTTCGATCACTCCTTCGCCAAGCCGCTCTCCTTGGAGCAGTTGGCCGAAGCGCTTAGGGGACTGCCTGCTGGGCGCGACGTCTTGGTGGTAGATGATGATCGTAGCTTCGTTGCCTTCATGCGTCGGGCCCTGGAGAGTGTCGCCCCGGATAGGCGGGTGCACGCTGCGCACGACGAGAGAGGGGCACTAGCAGCGGTCCAGAAGTATCGGCCGGGGCTGGTTCTCCTAGACTTGGTGATGCCTGTGGCAGATGGCTTCACGGTGGCGGAGGCCATACGGCGCGAGGTTCCC
- the trpC gene encoding indole-3-glycerol phosphate synthase TrpC produces MILERIAQQRRESLRALIGTEAEERVRAEACAVCVPSQDLATALTTLPGVSIIAEVKRRSPSAGDIRPDLQPAALARAYVSGGAAAVSVITEPDHFAGSIADLIEVRRALTGESRLPVLLKDFILTPYQVYQARAAGADAVLLIAACLTDEELESLYGLATGLGMSALVEIHDEAELDRVAALRPKVIGINNRDLRTFGVDLTTTIRLGPRAARLGVVVSESGIKSPDDVRTVARAGADAVLVGESLVRSHDVVQTLRCLREA; encoded by the coding sequence TTGATCCTGGAGAGGATAGCCCAGCAGCGCAGGGAGAGCCTGAGGGCCCTGATCGGCACAGAGGCCGAGGAGCGCGTCCGCGCCGAGGCCTGCGCCGTATGCGTCCCTTCGCAGGACTTGGCGACAGCTCTGACTACACTTCCCGGGGTCTCGATCATCGCAGAGGTGAAGCGGCGATCGCCCTCGGCCGGCGACATCCGCCCCGACCTACAGCCGGCCGCTCTGGCCCGGGCCTACGTCTCGGGCGGCGCGGCAGCGGTCTCGGTGATCACCGAGCCGGATCATTTCGCCGGAAGCATAGCTGACCTCATCGAGGTGCGGAGGGCGCTGACGGGGGAGAGCCGACTTCCGGTCCTGCTCAAGGACTTCATCCTGACTCCCTACCAGGTCTACCAGGCCCGAGCGGCAGGCGCCGATGCGGTACTCCTAATTGCCGCCTGCCTCACCGACGAAGAGCTAGAGTCGCTGTACGGCCTGGCAACCGGACTGGGCATGAGCGCTCTCGTCGAGATCCACGATGAGGCCGAGCTGGATAGGGTGGCAGCGCTCCGGCCGAAAGTGATCGGCATCAACAACCGCGACCTCCGCACGTTCGGGGTGGACTTGACGACGACGATCCGGCTGGGCCCGCGTGCCGCCCGCCTGGGCGTGGTCGTGAGCGAGAGCGGGATCAAGAGCCCCGATGACGTGCGCACCGTCGCCCGCGCCGGGGCGGACGCGGTGCTGGTGGGCGAGTCGCTTGTGCGAAGCCACGACGTCGTCCAGACCCTTCGCTGCCTGCGGGAGGCTTAG
- the melA gene encoding alpha-galactosidase → MPKITFIGAGSLGFTRGLVRDVLTFPLLEGSTISLMDIDDERLDFAYRAVSRIVEAGGYPARIEATTDRAEALAGADAVLCTILAAPVSVWRHDIEIPMKYGVDINVGDTRGPAGIFRALRTIPVMLDIVKDMERICPKAILLNYTNPMAMLCRAMQRESFIKLSGLCHSVQGTAEMLAQWIGAPMDEITYTCAGINHQSFFLEYRWKGEDAYPLIRRAVERPEIYNHEIVRNELFRFTGYYVTESSGHNSEYNWWFRKRPDLIEKYCIDGTGWNPGEHAYVLKRYLEREGTWRDDFRTWIDPSHPISLERGHEYAAHIINAYLGGEPYRFNGNVPNTGIITNLPPEVCVEVPVYADRNGFNPIHVGALPPQCAALVSANVASEEMAVEAALTGDPVLAYQAIAYDPLTAAVLSLAEIKEMVRELFQVNEPHLPQFHSVTL, encoded by the coding sequence ATGCCCAAGATCACCTTCATCGGCGCCGGTAGCCTTGGCTTCACCCGCGGCTTGGTGCGCGATGTCCTCACCTTCCCTCTGCTCGAGGGGTCCACCATCAGCCTAATGGACATAGACGACGAGCGCCTGGATTTCGCATACCGCGCCGTCAGCCGTATCGTCGAGGCCGGGGGCTATCCGGCCAGGATAGAGGCCACCACCGACCGCGCTGAGGCCCTCGCCGGGGCCGATGCCGTCCTTTGCACCATCCTAGCCGCGCCGGTGAGCGTCTGGCGCCACGACATCGAAATCCCAATGAAGTACGGTGTGGACATCAACGTGGGCGACACGCGAGGCCCAGCGGGCATCTTCCGGGCCCTGCGCACCATCCCAGTGATGCTGGATATCGTCAAGGACATGGAACGTATATGCCCTAAAGCTATCCTCCTCAACTACACCAACCCTATGGCCATGCTGTGTCGGGCCATGCAGAGGGAGTCGTTCATCAAGCTTTCGGGGCTATGCCACAGCGTGCAGGGCACGGCAGAGATGCTGGCCCAGTGGATCGGGGCGCCTATGGACGAGATCACCTACACCTGCGCCGGGATCAACCACCAGTCCTTCTTCCTGGAGTACCGCTGGAAGGGCGAGGATGCCTACCCTCTCATCCGCAGGGCGGTCGAGAGGCCAGAGATCTACAACCACGAGATCGTCCGCAACGAGCTCTTCCGCTTCACCGGCTACTACGTCACCGAGTCCAGCGGCCATAACTCGGAGTACAACTGGTGGTTCCGCAAGCGGCCCGACCTGATCGAGAAGTACTGCATTGACGGAACCGGCTGGAACCCGGGCGAGCACGCCTACGTGCTGAAGCGCTATCTGGAGCGGGAGGGCACCTGGCGCGACGACTTTCGCACCTGGATCGATCCCAGCCACCCGATCTCCCTTGAGCGGGGCCACGAATACGCCGCCCACATCATCAATGCCTACCTGGGCGGCGAGCCCTACCGCTTTAATGGCAATGTGCCCAACACCGGCATCATCACCAACCTGCCGCCCGAAGTCTGCGTGGAGGTGCCCGTGTACGCCGACCGCAACGGGTTCAACCCCATTCATGTAGGTGCCCTGCCGCCGCAGTGCGCTGCGCTCGTGAGCGCTAATGTGGCTTCCGAGGAGATGGCGGTGGAAGCAGCGCTCACGGGGGATCCAGTGCTGGCTTACCAGGCCATTGCTTACGACCCCCTGACCGCAGCTGTCCTATCCTTAGCCGAGATCAAGGAGATGGTTCGAGAGCTGTTCCAAGTCAACGAGCCTCACCTCCCCCAGTTCCACAGTGTGACCCTATAG
- a CDS encoding L-lactate permease: MSGEALWASAPIVAVLALMLWRRWSSAQAGAAGLAVSVVAGWLHFGLTWQVFWVSQARGVALSLYILYIIWAALLLYRVVQAAGGIEGLERWLLGLMDDRPAAALLFAWCLSGVLEGIAGFGVPLAVIAPMLVALGLSPVTAVAATAVGHAWSVTFGDMGVVFEALVSVVSASARDLVLSAALLLGLSCVVSGWAVARLVGLQGRMARVTGVGLAMAGVQGLLVLSGLRPLAALGGGAAGLAAGVLLLGRKGAPHLQEGSRNPAAPAGFAVLLGLGPYLLAAGILALPAFVPSVAEALQRPSFAVALPEVSTRRGWITPAGETKSMNWLSHPGTAMVVALALAVPVFRGVGRLARGDLERAARRTLTAAAPASAGILSMIGVAMVMDHTGMVQELARAASALLGRAFPAVSPMVGMLGAFTTGSNTSSNVLFGPLQESMATLLGLGASWLLAAQTTGGALGSMVAPAKLVVGCASVGAAGCEGEVLRRTAPLALVIAALVGAATLALA, encoded by the coding sequence GTGAGCGGGGAAGCTCTGTGGGCCTCCGCGCCCATCGTGGCTGTCCTGGCCCTCATGCTCTGGCGGCGCTGGAGCAGCGCCCAGGCCGGAGCTGCCGGACTCGCGGTGAGTGTGGTGGCGGGGTGGCTGCACTTCGGCCTCACTTGGCAGGTGTTCTGGGTCTCGCAGGCGCGAGGAGTTGCTCTATCTCTCTACATTCTTTACATAATCTGGGCTGCGTTGCTGCTCTACCGGGTGGTACAGGCAGCGGGCGGCATTGAGGGGCTGGAGCGTTGGCTTCTGGGACTGATGGATGACAGACCGGCTGCCGCCCTGCTCTTCGCCTGGTGCTTGAGCGGGGTCCTGGAGGGCATCGCTGGGTTCGGCGTGCCTTTGGCCGTGATCGCTCCCATGCTAGTAGCTCTCGGTCTGTCGCCGGTGACCGCGGTGGCGGCTACCGCGGTGGGACACGCTTGGTCAGTCACCTTTGGCGACATGGGAGTGGTTTTCGAGGCTCTAGTGTCGGTCGTAAGCGCATCGGCTCGAGACTTAGTGCTCTCGGCCGCTCTCCTTTTGGGACTCAGCTGCGTGGTCTCCGGTTGGGCGGTGGCCCGCCTGGTAGGCTTGCAGGGGCGGATGGCGCGGGTCACCGGAGTAGGACTGGCAATGGCGGGCGTCCAGGGGCTCTTGGTCCTGTCCGGTTTGAGGCCACTGGCCGCCCTCGGCGGCGGAGCCGCCGGCCTGGCGGCGGGAGTGCTACTTCTCGGTCGAAAGGGCGCACCACACCTGCAGGAGGGCAGTCGGAACCCGGCTGCCCCAGCAGGCTTCGCAGTGTTACTGGGCCTCGGCCCCTACCTCCTGGCGGCCGGGATTCTGGCTCTGCCCGCCTTCGTGCCCTCTGTGGCCGAGGCGCTGCAGAGGCCTTCATTCGCGGTGGCGCTGCCCGAAGTCTCCACTCGAAGAGGCTGGATCACTCCAGCCGGGGAGACCAAGAGCATGAACTGGTTGTCGCACCCCGGCACGGCTATGGTCGTGGCTCTGGCATTGGCAGTCCCCGTCTTCAGAGGCGTGGGGCGGCTGGCCCGCGGCGACCTGGAGCGTGCGGCCAGGCGGACGCTCACCGCGGCTGCGCCCGCCTCGGCCGGGATCCTCTCCATGATCGGGGTGGCTATGGTGATGGACCACACTGGCATGGTCCAGGAGCTGGCCCGAGCGGCCAGCGCTCTACTTGGCCGGGCCTTCCCCGCAGTGTCGCCCATGGTGGGAATGCTGGGGGCCTTCACCACTGGGAGCAACACCAGCTCCAACGTGCTCTTCGGACCCCTCCAGGAGAGTATGGCAACGCTTCTGGGATTGGGCGCCTCTTGGCTCCTGGCTGCCCAGACCACCGGCGGGGCGCTTGGTAGCATGGTTGCTCCGGCAAAGCTGGTGGTGGGCTGTGCCTCTGTAGGTGCTGCCGGATGCGAGGGCGAGGTGCTGCGACGAACCGCCCCGCTGGCGCTGGTGATAGCTGCTCTAGTGGGAGCAGCGACGCTGGCCCTGGCCTAG
- the trpD gene encoding anthranilate phosphoribosyltransferase, giving the protein MDAIRHAVGRMMRLESLSSDEAEAAMGDIFTGSATQAQIGAFLASLRTKGETADEILGCARAMRASATAVTPVRHGCVDTCGTGGDMAGTFNISTISAFVVAGAGVPVAKHGNRSISSTCGSADVLEALGVNLSLTAEQVARCVDQVGIGFMFAPMLHPAMAHAMGPRRELGVRTVFNLLGPLANPAQVPFQVVGVFDRSLTEIIATVMAGLGVSRALVVHGDDGLDELTTAGGSVISEMHNGEVRTYRLYPEGLGLPRASRSDLLGGDPATNAGIARSVLSGERGPQRDIVVLNAAAALYVAGQADSIGEALPLATQSIDTGHAAERLEALISLSRTLTEAAP; this is encoded by the coding sequence ATGGACGCCATAAGACACGCTGTGGGCAGGATGATGCGCCTGGAGAGCCTCAGCAGTGACGAAGCGGAAGCAGCCATGGGCGACATCTTCACCGGGAGCGCTACCCAGGCCCAGATCGGTGCTTTCCTGGCCTCGCTGAGGACCAAGGGAGAGACGGCGGACGAGATACTGGGGTGCGCCCGCGCCATGCGCGCTAGTGCCACCGCGGTTACGCCGGTCCGGCATGGCTGTGTGGACACCTGCGGAACCGGCGGGGACATGGCCGGGACGTTCAACATCTCGACCATCAGCGCCTTCGTGGTGGCCGGTGCCGGGGTGCCGGTGGCCAAACATGGCAATCGGAGCATCTCCAGCACGTGTGGCAGCGCTGACGTGCTGGAGGCATTGGGGGTCAATCTCTCTCTGACGGCGGAGCAGGTGGCCCGCTGTGTGGACCAGGTGGGGATCGGATTCATGTTTGCACCCATGCTTCACCCCGCCATGGCGCACGCCATGGGACCACGGCGCGAACTAGGGGTCCGCACCGTGTTCAACCTTCTCGGCCCCCTTGCCAATCCGGCTCAGGTACCGTTTCAGGTCGTGGGGGTCTTTGACCGTTCACTGACCGAAATCATCGCCACCGTGATGGCAGGGCTGGGTGTATCCAGAGCCCTGGTGGTTCACGGGGATGACGGCCTCGACGAGCTCACCACCGCAGGTGGCAGCGTCATCTCGGAGATGCACAACGGCGAAGTGCGAACTTACCGCCTGTACCCTGAGGGCCTGGGCCTGCCCCGAGCCTCCCGGTCGGATCTGCTGGGCGGGGACCCCGCCACCAATGCCGGCATCGCCCGGAGCGTCTTGTCTGGGGAGCGTGGCCCCCAGCGCGATATCGTGGTTCTCAACGCCGCTGCTGCACTCTATGTCGCCGGGCAGGCAGACAGCATCGGCGAAGCCCTGCCCCTGGCGACGCAGTCCATAGACACTGGGCACGCTGCCGAGAGGCTGGAAGCGCTGATCTCCCTATCGCGGACTCTGACGGAGGCGGCACCTTGA
- the trpB gene encoding tryptophan synthase subunit beta: MTVRAEVRELAAVPGSGRRESSGETGWYGRYGGRYVPESLVPALDEVADAFACAREDQQFQLRLASLLRDYVGRPTPLYHASRLSRHSGLGDIFLKREDLTHTGAHKINNALGQGLLAERMGKGRLVAETGAGQHGVATATVAALLGMECTVYMGRTDMLRQAPNVRRMQLLGADVRPVDVGSATLKEAINEAIRDWVTNVRRTHYLLGSALGPHPYPLMVREFQSVIGREARTQSLEALGRLPDVLVACVGGGSNSIGLFHPFLNDPVRMVGVEAGGAGIDTGRHASRFADPLRGRVGVLHGTRSYVLQSPDGQVLDTHSVSAGLDYPGVGPEHAYLRETGRVEYTYATDRQALDAFRLLCQLEGIIPALESAHAVAVAISLAQELSSSMAVLVNLSGRGDKDLETAGAALEGGHGQ, from the coding sequence CTGACCGTGAGAGCTGAAGTGAGAGAGCTTGCCGCTGTACCCGGCAGCGGCCGGAGAGAGAGCTCTGGAGAAACCGGCTGGTATGGTCGTTATGGAGGTCGTTATGTGCCGGAGTCACTGGTCCCGGCCCTGGACGAGGTGGCCGATGCCTTCGCATGCGCCCGGGAGGATCAGCAGTTCCAGCTCCGGCTCGCCTCGCTGCTGCGGGACTACGTCGGCAGGCCGACTCCGCTGTACCATGCCTCTCGGCTCAGCCGGCACTCTGGGTTAGGGGACATATTCCTCAAGCGAGAGGACCTGACTCACACCGGGGCGCACAAGATCAACAACGCCCTGGGGCAGGGCCTACTGGCGGAGCGCATGGGCAAGGGCAGGCTAGTGGCCGAGACCGGTGCCGGGCAGCACGGCGTGGCGACGGCGACCGTGGCGGCACTGCTGGGGATGGAGTGCACCGTGTACATGGGCCGTACGGACATGTTGCGCCAGGCGCCCAACGTCCGGCGCATGCAACTCCTGGGGGCCGATGTGCGGCCCGTGGACGTCGGCTCCGCCACGCTGAAAGAAGCGATCAACGAGGCCATCCGCGACTGGGTTACCAACGTACGGCGGACTCACTACCTGCTGGGATCGGCGTTGGGCCCGCACCCCTATCCGCTCATGGTGCGGGAGTTTCAGTCCGTGATCGGTCGGGAGGCTCGAACTCAGTCCCTTGAGGCTCTGGGCCGTCTGCCGGACGTCCTGGTGGCTTGCGTAGGGGGCGGGTCGAACTCCATCGGCCTGTTCCATCCCTTCCTGAATGACCCGGTGCGGATGGTAGGGGTGGAAGCCGGTGGCGCAGGGATAGACACTGGGCGGCACGCCTCCCGCTTCGCCGACCCCCTACGGGGAAGGGTGGGTGTGCTACACGGGACCAGGTCCTACGTTCTGCAGTCGCCCGATGGGCAGGTACTCGACACTCACTCCGTGTCCGCCGGTCTCGACTACCCGGGCGTAGGGCCGGAACACGCCTATCTCCGCGAGACGGGCCGGGTGGAGTACACGTACGCCACCGACCGGCAGGCCCTAGACGCATTCCGCCTGCTCTGTCAGTTGGAGGGCATCATCCCAGCACTAGAATCCGCCCATGCCGTGGCCGTGGCGATCTCTCTGGCCCAGGAGCTGTCCTCGAGCATGGCGGTCCTCGTCAACCTATCTGGAAGGGGCGACAAGGACTTGGAGACGGCGGGCGCGGCACTGGAGGGTGGTCATGGGCAGTGA
- a CDS encoding alpha-glucosidase/alpha-galactosidase produces the protein MAKVAFIGAGSTVFARNLLRDTFTFPELHDVTIALMDIDPERLRTSEIVAHRVAEQAGARPRIEATTERRRALHGADYVVNMIQVGGYRPATVVDFEIPKKYGLRQTIGDTLGIGGIMRALRTIPVLLDIARDMEEGCPRALLINYTNPMAMLCWALNAATSIRTVGLCHSVQGTAAYLGRLLGIPYEDLTYFCAGINHMAFYTRFESRGEDLYPRLKRLVEEGRAPDDDRVRFEMMRRLGYFVTESSEHFAEYVPHFIRRDRPDLIEQFGVPLDEYPRRCEAQIADWEEMRVALESPDPEEIRRYERERMRRRIERVAASDPERAAEMRQQWEEQQKGGTPAHSGEYGTLIIHAVETNQPTVVYGNVMNHGLIDNLPRGCCVEVPCLVDGNGVQPVRVGELPPQLAALMRTSINVQDLTVRASLERRRDYVYHAAMLDPHTAAELTLDQIYALVDELIAAHGDYIPQFEG, from the coding sequence ATGGCCAAGGTAGCATTCATCGGCGCTGGTAGCACGGTATTCGCCCGCAATCTGCTGCGAGACACCTTCACTTTCCCGGAACTGCACGACGTAACCATTGCCCTCATGGACATAGACCCCGAGAGGCTGCGCACATCGGAGATCGTCGCCCACCGGGTGGCAGAGCAAGCAGGAGCCCGGCCTCGAATCGAGGCGACTACTGAACGGCGCCGCGCCCTGCATGGGGCAGACTACGTGGTCAACATGATCCAGGTAGGCGGCTACCGCCCGGCTACGGTGGTGGATTTCGAGATCCCCAAGAAGTACGGGCTACGTCAGACCATCGGCGATACCCTGGGAATCGGCGGCATCATGCGCGCCCTGCGCACCATTCCGGTGCTGCTCGACATCGCCAGGGACATGGAGGAGGGCTGCCCGCGGGCCCTCCTCATCAACTACACCAATCCCATGGCCATGCTCTGCTGGGCCCTGAACGCCGCCACCTCGATCCGGACGGTGGGGCTGTGTCATAGCGTTCAGGGGACCGCAGCCTACCTGGGCCGGCTCCTGGGCATCCCTTACGAGGACCTGACCTACTTCTGCGCCGGGATAAACCACATGGCCTTCTATACCCGGTTCGAGAGCAGGGGGGAGGACCTGTATCCTAGGCTGAAGCGGCTGGTCGAGGAGGGGCGGGCCCCGGATGACGATCGGGTGCGCTTCGAGATGATGCGGCGCCTTGGCTACTTCGTCACCGAGTCCAGCGAGCATTTCGCCGAGTACGTGCCCCATTTCATCCGCCGAGATCGGCCGGACCTCATCGAGCAGTTTGGCGTGCCGCTGGACGAGTATCCCCGCCGGTGTGAGGCCCAGATAGCCGACTGGGAGGAAATGAGGGTGGCCCTGGAGTCGCCCGACCCCGAGGAGATCAGGCGCTACGAAAGGGAGAGGATGCGACGCCGGATCGAGCGCGTGGCGGCCTCCGACCCAGAGCGGGCCGCCGAGATGCGTCAGCAGTGGGAGGAACAGCAGAAGGGAGGGACTCCGGCCCACTCGGGCGAGTACGGGACGCTAATCATCCACGCCGTTGAGACCAACCAGCCTACTGTAGTCTATGGCAACGTCATGAACCACGGGTTGATAGACAACCTCCCTCGGGGCTGCTGCGTTGAGGTGCCCTGTCTGGTAGATGGCAACGGTGTGCAGCCGGTGAGGGTGGGGGAACTGCCACCCCAGCTGGCAGCCCTAATGCGCACCAGCATCAACGTGCAGGACCTGACGGTCCGGGCCAGCCTGGAACGCCGCCGGGACTACGTCTATCACGCTGCCATGCTCGACCCTCATACGGCCGCCGAGCTCACGCTGGATCAGATCTACGCCCTGGTGGACGAGCTCATCGCCGCCCACGGCGACTACATCCCACAATTCGAGGGCTAG
- a CDS encoding tryptophan synthase subunit alpha yields MGSEGTVTRLRQRLHACREEGRLALLLYLTVGFPSVAATVEMGQALMELGVDGIELGIPFSDPLADGPTIQAAASVALGNGVTTEVCLQVATALRQHDRRIPLLFMGYFNPMLQYGPMPFVRASVQAGVDGLIVPDLPLEEAEELDGPCREAGLGVVPLVAPTTPPARIRLQDRRATGFLYVVTRQGVTGAREPLPEDVPDLVRRVRRESGSPLALGFGIGHAAQVRALRGLADAAIVGSALIARIASSDGSVQEVRRFARDLLEGTYPG; encoded by the coding sequence ATGGGCAGTGAAGGTACCGTGACCAGACTGCGGCAGCGGCTGCACGCATGCCGGGAGGAAGGCCGGCTGGCCCTCTTGCTCTACCTGACCGTGGGCTTCCCGTCGGTGGCCGCCACGGTCGAGATGGGCCAGGCCCTCATGGAACTGGGTGTGGACGGCATCGAGCTGGGCATCCCGTTCAGCGATCCGTTGGCGGACGGACCCACGATACAGGCGGCGGCCTCCGTCGCTCTGGGCAACGGGGTGACGACAGAGGTATGCCTTCAGGTAGCGACTGCTCTGCGTCAGCACGATAGGCGCATTCCACTGCTCTTCATGGGGTACTTCAACCCCATGCTCCAGTACGGGCCGATGCCGTTCGTGCGTGCGTCGGTGCAGGCAGGGGTGGACGGTCTCATCGTGCCGGATCTCCCTCTGGAGGAGGCGGAGGAGCTTGACGGCCCCTGCCGCGAGGCCGGCTTGGGGGTAGTGCCGCTGGTGGCTCCTACGACCCCACCGGCAAGGATACGGCTGCAGGACCGTCGGGCCACCGGCTTTCTATACGTAGTCACCAGGCAGGGAGTGACGGGAGCGCGAGAGCCCTTGCCCGAGGACGTGCCGGATCTGGTGCGGAGAGTGAGGCGCGAATCCGGCAGTCCGTTGGCACTCGGGTTTGGGATAGGGCATGCGGCTCAGGTTCGGGCCTTGCGCGGTCTGGCCGATGCCGCTATCGTCGGAAGCGCACTGATAGCCAGGATCGCCAGCTCGGACGGGTCGGTGCAGGAGGTGCGCCGCTTTGCCCGTGACCTCCTGGAGGGCACCTACCCCGGGTAG
- a CDS encoding phosphoribosylanthranilate isomerase — MTRVKFCGFRREEDVRLAVRLGVDYLGLNFVPGTPRCISPARARGLVEAAHDEARRSGSPPVRLVGVFGPMDRKTVEGIVQQCGLDLVQMHLGRAFTNAPSMARLPVPAILALRCRPGEEPPGLEQVEGVYAHLLDGYHPTSLGGTGLRADWALASRLARTGRLILAGGLSAANVAQAIGEVHPYAVDVASGVEQAPGIKDEEQMALFVHAVRSADRES; from the coding sequence ATGACCAGAGTGAAGTTCTGCGGGTTCCGCCGAGAGGAGGACGTACGCTTGGCGGTCAGGCTGGGAGTGGACTACCTGGGACTCAACTTCGTCCCGGGCACGCCCCGCTGCATCAGCCCGGCCCGAGCCCGCGGCCTCGTCGAGGCGGCTCACGATGAAGCACGGCGTTCGGGATCTCCGCCCGTACGCCTGGTAGGCGTGTTTGGGCCCATGGACCGAAAGACGGTGGAGGGCATCGTGCAGCAGTGTGGGCTGGACCTGGTGCAGATGCACCTGGGGCGGGCCTTCACAAATGCGCCGTCAATGGCTCGACTGCCGGTGCCCGCGATCCTGGCTCTGAGATGCCGGCCGGGGGAGGAGCCGCCCGGGCTGGAGCAGGTGGAAGGGGTCTACGCTCATCTCCTCGATGGCTATCATCCGACCAGCCTCGGTGGCACGGGCTTGCGGGCGGACTGGGCACTGGCATCGAGACTAGCTCGCACCGGGCGGCTCATCCTGGCCGGTGGGCTGAGCGCGGCTAACGTCGCCCAGGCCATAGGAGAAGTACATCCATACGCTGTGGACGTGGCCAGCGGGGTGGAGCAGGCCCCGGGGATCAAGGACGAAGAGCAGATGGCTCTGTTCGTACATGCAGTAAGGAGCGCTGACCGTGAGAGCTGA